The following proteins come from a genomic window of Desulfovibrio litoralis DSM 11393:
- the yedF gene encoding sulfurtransferase-like selenium metabolism protein YedF, which yields MPQNIESSAILDCQNLNCPEPVIQCKKFCQNNKDILCFTVLVNNAASKENVTRFLKTQNYDLKITIENTTWYIQACKKGQEQPKSNQANTDILTENQAEKKHLDFIREKTVVLLSSEFFGSGDEILGSKLMLNFLNTLPELKDELWRIIMLNSAVKLSSKNHQAVGALKKLEDFGVEILVCGTCLEFYNILKDKQVGETTNMLDVVTSLQLADKLIQI from the coding sequence ATGCCACAAAATATAGAGTCTTCCGCTATTTTAGATTGTCAAAATCTCAACTGTCCTGAACCGGTGATACAGTGTAAAAAATTTTGTCAGAATAATAAAGATATTCTTTGTTTTACTGTGTTGGTCAACAATGCAGCCTCTAAAGAAAATGTAACTCGTTTTTTAAAAACACAAAATTATGACCTTAAGATAACTATTGAAAACACAACATGGTATATTCAAGCTTGTAAAAAAGGTCAAGAACAGCCAAAATCTAATCAAGCCAATACAGATATTTTAACAGAAAATCAAGCAGAGAAAAAACATCTTGATTTTATTAGAGAAAAAACAGTTGTTCTATTAAGTTCAGAATTTTTCGGAAGTGGCGACGAAATTCTTGGTTCAAAATTAATGCTTAATTTTTTAAACACCTTGCCTGAACTTAAAGACGAGCTTTGGCGTATTATTATGTTAAACTCTGCTGTTAAATTAAGCAGTAAAAATCATCAAGCGGTTGGTGCTTTAAAAAAACTCGAAGATTTTGGAGTTGAAATCTTGGTTTGCGGAACTTGTCTTGAATTTTACAATATTTTAAAAGATAAACAGGTTGGTGAAACTACCAATATGTTAGATGTTGTAACCTCTCTTCAGCTTGCTGACAAGTTAATCCAAATATAA
- the typA gene encoding translational GTPase TypA, whose protein sequence is MTKYIQNDNIRNIAIIAHVDHGKTTLVDALFRQGGVFKAHQEVEERVMDNMDLERERGITISAKNCAVTYGGKKINIIDTPGHSDFGGEVERALSMVNGVILLVDSSEGPLPQTRFVLKKALESGLKVIVVVNKVDRKDARPEEVLNEVYDLFIDLGANDTQLEFPVLYAIGRSGVASSNLEDLLQDSLEGQSLIPLFELILSDIPGPSYDPNEPFQLLVADIDYSDYLGRLAVGRIFHGKIKGKDNLIRIDDKQQEHPIRVTKLQVYQGLQLAETEEAEPGDIVVIAGTEDVDIGDTICTKEAPKVLPRIHVDEPTVAMRFFINSSPLVGKEGSIVQSNKIRERLEKEAQRNVSIEMALTEDKECFIVKGRGELQLAILIEQMRREGFELCVGKPEVIFKEENGQVLEPIELLQVDCDEAFLGAVTEKLSLRKGRMTNLVNNNSGRIRIEFSIPARGLIGYRDEFLTDTRGTGLMNSTLLGYEAYRGDFPTRFTGSIVSDRAGVGVPYALFNLEPRGRMFVTAGEPVYEGMIVGEHNRDNDIDVNPCKEKKLTNMRASGKDEHVVLTPIKPMTLELAMHFVRSDELVEVTPQSIRLRKAVLPAQKRHQLNGAKKKAD, encoded by the coding sequence ATGACCAAGTATATCCAAAATGATAATATTCGCAATATCGCTATTATTGCTCACGTTGACCACGGTAAAACAACTTTGGTAGATGCCCTCTTTCGCCAGGGAGGAGTTTTTAAAGCCCACCAAGAAGTAGAAGAAAGAGTCATGGACAACATGGATCTTGAACGTGAACGCGGAATTACTATTTCTGCTAAAAACTGTGCTGTTACCTATGGTGGTAAAAAGATTAATATTATTGATACACCGGGCCACTCAGATTTTGGCGGAGAAGTAGAACGAGCTTTATCTATGGTCAACGGTGTTATCTTATTGGTTGACTCGTCCGAAGGACCGCTTCCTCAGACAAGGTTTGTTCTAAAAAAGGCTTTGGAATCAGGTTTAAAGGTTATTGTTGTTGTTAATAAAGTTGATCGTAAAGATGCACGCCCCGAAGAAGTTTTAAACGAAGTTTATGACCTTTTTATTGATCTTGGTGCAAACGATACACAACTTGAATTCCCTGTACTTTACGCTATTGGACGATCTGGAGTTGCCTCTTCGAACCTTGAAGACTTATTGCAAGATAGCCTTGAAGGTCAAAGTTTAATTCCTTTATTTGAATTAATTCTTTCAGATATTCCCGGTCCTTCTTATGATCCAAACGAGCCGTTTCAACTACTCGTTGCTGATATTGATTATTCCGATTATTTAGGACGTTTGGCTGTCGGACGTATATTCCACGGAAAAATCAAAGGGAAAGATAATTTAATCCGTATTGATGACAAACAACAAGAACACCCTATTCGTGTTACAAAACTTCAAGTTTATCAAGGTTTACAACTTGCGGAAACTGAAGAAGCCGAACCCGGAGATATTGTTGTTATTGCCGGAACAGAAGATGTTGATATCGGTGATACTATTTGTACAAAAGAAGCCCCTAAAGTTTTACCACGTATTCACGTTGATGAACCTACCGTGGCAATGCGTTTCTTTATCAACAGCTCTCCACTTGTAGGTAAAGAAGGCAGTATTGTTCAGTCTAATAAAATTCGTGAACGTTTGGAAAAAGAAGCCCAACGTAATGTTTCTATTGAAATGGCGTTAACAGAAGATAAAGAATGTTTTATTGTTAAAGGGCGAGGCGAATTACAACTTGCTATTTTAATAGAACAAATGCGTAGAGAAGGATTTGAACTTTGTGTTGGTAAACCCGAAGTTATTTTTAAAGAAGAAAACGGACAGGTGCTTGAACCAATAGAACTCTTGCAAGTTGATTGTGATGAGGCGTTTTTAGGTGCCGTTACCGAAAAACTTTCTTTGCGTAAAGGGCGTATGACTAACCTTGTTAACAATAATTCAGGTAGAATACGCATAGAATTTTCTATTCCTGCTCGTGGTCTTATTGGTTATAGAGATGAGTTTTTAACCGATACTCGAGGAACAGGCTTGATGAACTCTACTTTATTGGGATACGAAGCTTATCGCGGAGACTTTCCAACAAGGTTTACCGGTTCTATCGTTTCCGATCGTGCAGGCGTTGGCGTGCCTTATGCCCTCTTTAACTTAGAACCACGTGGGCGTATGTTTGTTACTGCCGGTGAACCTGTGTATGAAGGCATGATTGTAGGTGAACATAACCGTGATAATGATATTGATGTAAACCCTTGTAAGGAAAAGAAACTAACCAACATGCGTGCCTCAGGTAAAGATGAACATGTTGTTTTAACACCGATTAAACCAATGACTCTTGAACTTGCCATGCACTTTGTACGTTCTGATGAATTGGTTGAAGTTACCCCACAATCTATTCGTTTACGCAAAGCGGTTTTACCTGCACAAAAAAGACATCAATTAAATGGTGCTAAGAAAAAAGCCGATTAA
- a CDS encoding lysophospholipid acyltransferase family protein, protein MPNFLANVISLFYKIWCKTIRFQYHGIEHVENLVKNNQTFILAGWHSEIFSTLYAKEMVENIKLVAIVSPSKDGEILSLVLNKLGFRVSSGSSSRGGLKALIQTSKFIKNEGFSACISVDGPRGPRYEVKEGVFFLAHKLNIPIIPLKAVMTKGKIFNSWDKFELPYPFTKVNIYLNTPYYIQETELTSEILKKESNKLKVILEESCNK, encoded by the coding sequence ATGCCCAATTTTTTAGCAAATGTTATCAGTTTATTTTATAAAATATGGTGTAAAACAATTCGCTTTCAATATCATGGAATAGAGCATGTTGAAAATTTAGTTAAAAACAATCAAACTTTTATCTTAGCCGGTTGGCATAGCGAAATTTTTTCAACCTTGTACGCCAAAGAAATGGTAGAAAATATTAAGCTTGTTGCAATCGTCAGCCCCAGTAAAGACGGTGAAATATTATCTTTGGTGCTAAATAAATTAGGCTTTAGAGTATCAAGTGGCTCAAGCTCAAGAGGCGGATTAAAGGCACTAATTCAAACTTCGAAATTTATTAAAAACGAAGGTTTTTCTGCTTGTATATCGGTTGATGGACCAAGAGGTCCGAGATATGAGGTGAAAGAAGGCGTATTTTTTTTGGCACATAAATTAAATATTCCAATTATTCCGCTAAAAGCCGTAATGACAAAAGGTAAAATCTTTAATTCATGGGATAAATTCGAATTGCCATATCCTTTTACCAAGGTAAATATCTACTTAAATACGCCTTATTATATTCAAGAAACCGAATTAACCTCGGAAATTTTAAAAAAAGAAAGCAATAAACTTAAAGTTATACTTGAAGAGTCTTGTAATAAATAA
- a CDS encoding ABC transporter ATP-binding protein produces the protein MNIDVKSKALKPTSTMESMIDPDTFAILKSHTHKLSRQENIYLLKRCISFFKPYKLRISIALLSMLIVSLSSAATAYLIKPAMDKIFLEKNVTYLMLVPIAYVIVAISQSVFRVTQTYCMESSGYLVLQTLREKLFSKIICLPTKFYENNPVGKLMGLVLSDIDMIKSSLPTVVDMVRQIFTMLGLICVVFYQNASLAIWAVIVLPICFFPFFYFGRRIRKLSRKNRSQSEDIVILLQELFSGIRIVKTFSTEKPEVKNFIEKNKKVLDIVLKQTMFSSITSSTMELIGAIGIGFVIFYGGGQVISGAATPGTFFSFVAALIMLYDPVKKLSNANNNLQNALVGAERVFMILDSKVLTPEQGGNVILNPNHLTGSEGFETLEFKDINLRYQSGQNLALNNINFTIKKGEKVALVGPSGAGKSSFINLIPRFYEAESGQILLNNINLKDYDITSLRHNISIVSQDNFLFNVSIADNICYGDNNRNFEKLEMAAKAAFADKFIKELPNGYDTLVGERGVKLSGGQKQRITIARAIFKDAPLLILDEATSALDSESEKIVQKALENLMKNRTSIVIAHRLSTILSSDRIFVMDRGKIVDIGTHEELLQKSKLYIKLYNMQFEAALQ, from the coding sequence ATGAATATAGACGTAAAAAGTAAAGCACTAAAGCCAACAAGTACAATGGAAAGTATGATTGACCCTGATACTTTTGCCATTTTAAAAAGTCATACGCATAAACTATCGCGTCAAGAAAATATATATTTATTAAAGCGTTGTATTAGTTTTTTTAAGCCGTATAAACTACGTATTTCTATTGCTCTTTTGAGTATGTTGATTGTTTCTTTGTCTTCGGCTGCTACAGCATATTTAATTAAACCAGCTATGGATAAAATTTTCCTTGAAAAAAATGTTACCTATTTGATGCTTGTGCCTATTGCCTATGTTATTGTTGCTATTTCCCAATCTGTTTTTAGAGTTACTCAAACATATTGTATGGAATCATCAGGGTATCTTGTTTTACAAACATTAAGAGAAAAACTTTTCAGCAAGATTATTTGCTTGCCTACCAAGTTTTATGAAAATAACCCGGTGGGTAAGTTAATGGGGTTGGTTTTAAGCGATATTGACATGATAAAATCAAGTTTGCCAACTGTTGTAGATATGGTTCGACAAATATTTACAATGCTGGGTTTAATCTGTGTTGTTTTTTATCAAAACGCTTCTCTTGCAATTTGGGCAGTTATTGTTTTACCGATTTGTTTTTTTCCGTTTTTTTATTTTGGAAGACGTATTCGTAAACTCTCACGCAAAAATCGCTCTCAATCTGAAGATATTGTTATTTTGCTTCAAGAATTATTTAGCGGAATCAGAATTGTAAAAACTTTTTCCACAGAAAAGCCAGAAGTTAAAAATTTTATCGAAAAAAATAAAAAAGTCTTAGATATTGTTTTAAAACAGACTATGTTTAGTTCTATAACTTCTTCAACCATGGAACTAATTGGAGCAATCGGCATAGGTTTTGTTATTTTTTATGGTGGCGGACAAGTTATTTCAGGAGCAGCCACCCCGGGAACATTTTTTTCTTTCGTTGCTGCCTTAATTATGCTTTATGATCCGGTCAAAAAACTATCTAACGCCAATAATAATTTACAAAACGCTTTGGTTGGGGCTGAACGTGTTTTTATGATTTTAGACTCAAAGGTATTAACGCCTGAACAGGGTGGGAATGTTATTTTAAACCCAAATCATTTAACCGGTAGCGAAGGGTTTGAAACCTTAGAATTTAAAGATATTAATCTGCGTTATCAGTCAGGTCAAAATCTTGCTCTAAACAATATAAACTTTACCATTAAAAAAGGTGAAAAGGTTGCACTCGTAGGACCAAGCGGAGCAGGAAAAAGCAGTTTTATCAATTTAATTCCCCGTTTTTACGAAGCTGAATCAGGACAAATTTTATTAAACAATATAAATTTAAAAGACTACGATATTACTTCACTAAGACACAATATTTCTATTGTTTCCCAAGATAATTTTTTGTTTAACGTTTCTATCGCCGACAATATTTGTTATGGCGATAACAATAGAAATTTTGAAAAGTTGGAAATGGCGGCTAAAGCGGCTTTTGCCGACAAATTTATCAAAGAGTTACCCAACGGTTATGATACTTTAGTCGGAGAACGTGGAGTAAAGTTATCAGGCGGACAAAAACAAAGAATAACAATTGCAAGGGCGATTTTTAAAGATGCTCCTTTACTAATTCTTGATGAAGCAACTAGTGCTCTTGATTCGGAATCAGAAAAAATAGTTCAAAAGGCCTTGGAAAATCTCATGAAAAATAGAACGAGCATTGTAATTGCCCACAGGCTTTCAACTATTTTATCATCTGATCGTATTTTTGTAATGGATAGAGGCAAAATTGTTGATATTGGAACACATGAAGAATTATTACAAAAATCAAAGCTTTATATAAAACTTTATAATATGCAGTTTGAAGCTGCCTTGCAATAG
- a CDS encoding lysophospholipid acyltransferase family protein: MNKQKNIKFIVDTSVRIMSSLSLRSLHILGKILGLALWYFLPKRKKYAIDTISKRLHLDKKNARQIAKQSYINTGYSFLELFYVGRFGIKELNKTLTIENSEIYQKLRTIQRPIVIVTAHLGAWELLAGLLGDCKDDKEAQVIVRHMKNPIISEAVFKLRAANGAEVLDSRHVAPKVLKTLAKNGISGFLVDHNTKLREAIFLPFLEEQAAVNSGPAILALRARAIVFPVFLIRSFDKKTKKPHYTLRLEEPLDTKTLNGSLREQIHYVAEYYTQAVEKYIKQYPEQWFWMHRRWKTRENQNK; the protein is encoded by the coding sequence ATGAACAAACAAAAAAATATAAAGTTTATAGTTGATACAAGTGTGCGTATCATGAGTTCCTTAAGCCTTAGAAGCTTACATATTTTAGGTAAGATTTTAGGTTTGGCACTTTGGTATTTTCTGCCTAAACGTAAAAAATATGCAATAGATACTATCTCTAAACGCCTACATTTAGACAAAAAAAACGCAAGGCAAATAGCCAAACAAAGTTATATCAATACTGGATATTCATTTTTAGAACTTTTTTATGTCGGACGCTTTGGAATAAAAGAGCTAAATAAAACATTAACCATAGAAAACTCTGAGATATATCAAAAATTAAGAACAATTCAGCGTCCTATAGTCATCGTTACTGCTCATTTAGGTGCTTGGGAGTTATTGGCGGGACTACTCGGAGACTGCAAAGACGACAAAGAAGCTCAAGTTATCGTCAGGCATATGAAAAACCCCATAATAAGTGAAGCGGTTTTTAAATTGCGGGCTGCTAACGGAGCAGAAGTTTTAGACAGTAGACACGTTGCACCAAAGGTCTTAAAAACATTAGCAAAAAATGGCATTTCCGGTTTTTTGGTAGATCACAACACAAAACTAAGAGAAGCTATCTTTTTACCGTTTCTAGAAGAACAAGCCGCTGTTAACTCAGGTCCGGCGATTTTAGCTCTTAGAGCTAGAGCGATTGTCTTTCCGGTGTTTTTAATTCGCAGTTTTGACAAGAAAACTAAAAAGCCTCATTATACTTTACGCTTAGAAGAACCTTTAGACACAAAAACGTTAAACGGATCGCTAAGAGAACAAATTCATTACGTTGCAGAATATTATACTCAAGCAGTTGAAAAATACATAAAACAATATCCAGAACAATGGTTTTGGATGCATAGGCGTTGGAAAACACGGGAAAATCAAAATAAATAA